One region of Myxococcota bacterium genomic DNA includes:
- a CDS encoding HAD family hydrolase: MRVRAVSLDLFDTLVDIHMDRLPLVEIGGRRIPSTYGLLHAASVHWHGLDFESFAAELGRVDRELRDRLQKQHVEVPTLERFGELARRLGRGGDPMAHALTETHMAELRKHVSFQPHHAELIARLHRRSRLAVCSNFSHTDTGRAVLAEAGLLEHFDAVVISMDLRIRKPRPEIFRAALESLGSAPEETLHVGDRLDADVAGAAALGMRTVWLTRRVPDPAADLAAHAGPRPAHVIADLSELEALLG, encoded by the coding sequence GTGCGGGTGCGCGCCGTCTCTCTCGACCTGTTCGACACGCTGGTCGACATCCACATGGACCGCCTGCCCCTGGTCGAGATCGGCGGGCGGCGCATTCCGTCGACCTACGGGCTCCTGCATGCGGCGAGTGTGCACTGGCACGGGCTCGATTTCGAGTCATTCGCGGCCGAGCTGGGCCGCGTGGACCGCGAGCTCCGCGACCGGCTGCAGAAGCAGCACGTGGAGGTGCCCACGCTGGAGCGCTTCGGCGAGCTGGCGCGGCGGCTGGGCCGCGGCGGCGACCCCATGGCGCACGCGCTCACCGAGACTCACATGGCAGAGCTGCGCAAGCACGTGTCGTTCCAGCCGCACCACGCGGAGCTGATCGCGCGCCTGCACCGGCGCAGCCGGCTGGCGGTGTGCTCGAACTTCAGTCACACCGACACCGGCCGGGCCGTGCTGGCCGAGGCCGGCTTGCTCGAGCACTTCGACGCGGTGGTGATCTCCATGGACCTGCGCATCCGCAAGCCGCGGCCCGAGATCTTCCGCGCCGCGCTCGAGTCACTGGGCAGCGCGCCCGAGGAGACGCTGCACGTGGGCGACCGGCTCGACGCCGACGTCGCCGGCGCCGCGGCGCTGGGCATGCGCACGGTCTGGCTCACGCGGCGCGTGCCGGACCCGGCCGCCGACCTGGCGGCGCACGCAGGCCCGCGCCCCGCGCACGTGATCGCCGACCTGTCGGAGCTCGAGGCGCTGCTCGGCTAG
- a CDS encoding glycosyltransferase, with translation MRLLALTPRLPYPPVGGDKLRAYEFLARLSARHEIHLCSFVADQAELEHGRALQARHPSISLDTVVLPVWRSRLNTLIGVASALPLQVHYYRSRRMRALVARTLAERRFDAVYVHLLRMAQYVERAPLRRVLDITDAISLVYDRARAMQRGAFRPIFALEVPRLRRYETRLVRAFDATAVISDVDRDVLAAKGAPAERLELVNNGVDRQFFAPRAESYDIDRLVFVGNLSSFANTDAAEHMLRDIFPRVRALHGKATLYVVGVSPPASVRAYDGVDGVTVTGAVDDVRPYVERAAASLCPVRVAGGVQNKILESLALGVPVVTSPEGFEGLGARGEEDGVCVAASPDEFARQALALMRDGARRSELGRRGTRFVAQHYDWERQTAVLERLLFP, from the coding sequence GTGCGCCTGCTCGCCCTGACCCCGCGCCTGCCCTACCCGCCGGTCGGCGGTGACAAGCTGCGCGCATACGAGTTCCTGGCGCGCCTGTCCGCGCGCCACGAGATCCATCTGTGCTCGTTCGTCGCGGACCAGGCCGAGCTCGAGCACGGGCGGGCGCTGCAGGCCCGGCACCCGAGTATCTCGCTCGACACGGTCGTGCTGCCGGTGTGGCGCTCGCGGCTCAATACACTGATCGGTGTCGCATCGGCGCTGCCGCTGCAGGTGCACTATTACCGCTCGCGGCGCATGCGGGCGCTGGTCGCGCGCACGCTGGCCGAGCGCCGCTTCGACGCGGTCTACGTGCACCTGCTGCGCATGGCGCAGTACGTGGAGCGCGCGCCGCTGCGCCGCGTGCTCGACATCACCGACGCGATCTCGCTGGTCTACGACCGCGCGCGCGCCATGCAGCGCGGCGCATTCCGGCCGATCTTCGCGCTCGAGGTCCCGAGGCTGCGCCGCTACGAGACACGCCTGGTGCGCGCCTTCGACGCGACGGCGGTGATCTCCGACGTGGACCGCGACGTGCTGGCGGCCAAGGGCGCGCCCGCCGAGCGGCTAGAGCTGGTGAACAACGGCGTCGACCGGCAGTTCTTCGCGCCGCGCGCGGAGAGCTACGACATCGACCGGCTGGTGTTCGTGGGCAACCTGTCGAGCTTCGCCAACACCGACGCCGCCGAGCACATGCTGCGCGACATCTTCCCCCGGGTGCGCGCGCTCCACGGCAAGGCCACGCTGTACGTGGTGGGCGTCAGCCCGCCGGCCTCGGTGCGCGCCTACGACGGCGTCGACGGAGTCACGGTGACCGGCGCGGTCGACGACGTGCGACCCTACGTGGAGCGGGCGGCCGCGAGTCTCTGCCCCGTGCGCGTGGCGGGCGGCGTGCAGAACAAGATCCTCGAGTCACTGGCGCTGGGCGTACCCGTGGTCACGAGCCCCGAAGGCTTCGAGGGCCTGGGCGCGCGCGGCGAGGAGGACGGGGTGTGCGTGGCAGCGAGCCCGGACGAGTTCGCGCGGCAGGCGCTCGCGCTGATGCGCGACGGCGCGCGGCGCAGCGAGCTCGGCCGGCGCGGCACGCGCTTCGTGGCGCAGCACTACGATTGGGAGCGGCAGACGGCGGTGCTCGAGCGGCTCTTGTTTCCCTAG
- a CDS encoding site-specific DNA-methyltransferase, whose translation MRWIVQGENLDALRALPDGRVALCYVDPPFNTGRRQRHTRLRTRRVASGGDRTGFAGRRYASEVVSVSEFDDRFTDLPEYLEPRLREARRVLRPDGSLFVHLDPRESHYVKLLLDRIFGRASFVNEIVWAYDYGARTRKRWPAKHDVILWYAKDPASYCFDYAAIDRIPYAAPGLVGPEKAARGKTPTDVWWQTIVPTNGAERTGYATQKPLAILSRIVAVHSRPGDLVLDFFAGSGTTGEAAARLGRDFILVDRSPEAVRVMQKRLAFAQPKTLTSRQFEGL comes from the coding sequence GTGCGTTGGATCGTGCAGGGCGAGAACCTCGACGCGCTGCGCGCGCTGCCCGACGGCCGCGTCGCGCTGTGCTACGTGGACCCGCCCTTCAACACCGGCCGCAGGCAGAGACACACGCGCCTGCGCACGCGCCGCGTCGCCTCGGGCGGCGACCGCACGGGCTTCGCCGGCCGGCGCTACGCGAGCGAGGTGGTCAGTGTCTCGGAGTTCGACGACCGGTTCACGGACCTGCCGGAGTATCTCGAGCCGCGCCTGCGCGAAGCCCGGCGCGTGCTGCGCCCCGACGGCTCGCTGTTCGTGCACCTGGACCCGCGCGAGTCGCACTACGTGAAGCTGCTGCTCGACCGCATCTTCGGCCGCGCGTCCTTCGTGAACGAGATCGTCTGGGCCTACGACTACGGCGCGCGCACGCGCAAGCGCTGGCCCGCCAAACACGACGTGATCCTGTGGTACGCCAAGGACCCCGCCAGTTACTGCTTCGACTACGCGGCGATCGACCGCATCCCCTACGCCGCGCCCGGCCTGGTCGGGCCCGAGAAGGCGGCGCGCGGCAAGACCCCGACCGACGTCTGGTGGCAGACCATCGTGCCCACGAACGGCGCCGAGCGCACGGGCTACGCCACGCAGAAGCCGCTCGCGATCCTGTCGCGCATCGTGGCCGTGCACTCGCGGCCGGGCGACCTGGTGCTCGATTTCTTCGCGGGCAGCGGCACCACGGGCGAGGCGGCGGCGCGGCTCGGGCGCGACTTCATCCTGGTCGATCGCAGCCCGGAGGCCGTGCGCGTGATGCAGAAGCGCCTGGCGTTCGCGCAGCCGAAAACCCTGACGTCACGTCAGTTTGAAGGCCTGTAG